A genomic segment from Oncorhynchus clarkii lewisi isolate Uvic-CL-2024 chromosome 14, UVic_Ocla_1.0, whole genome shotgun sequence encodes:
- the LOC139366030 gene encoding glutaredoxin domain-containing cysteine-rich protein 1-like: protein MEETMLTLPGEEKPQKQLRFRVASGNSGRVLKEIFKDEGPSDSLDSDCTSSLDVDRISTPSTSGDANGHGFLYGFLGSELDDSESEPDDLLMYAGTSKDRAPISHKRVNILSNNGTVRGVKHKVSAGQALFENLPNAFGPKLTLEFGRIVIYTTSFRVVRATFERCELVRKIFSNHRVKFLEKNIALDCEYGKDLEERCKHVGEPPSLPVVFIDGHYLGGAEKILGMNESGELQDLLAKIERVQHPHTCQTCGGFAFVPCPMCHGSKMSVFRNCFTDSFKALKCTWCNENGLQPCSSCSQ from the exons ATGGAGGAGACAATGTTGACACTGCCGGGTGAAGAGAAGCCCCAGAAGCAGCTGAGGTTCCGCGTGGCTTCGGGGAATAGCGGTCGGGTGCTGAAGGAGATTTTTAAAGATGAGGGGCCATCAGACTCGTTGGATTCAGACTGCACCAGTAGTTTGGATGTAGACCGGATCAGTACACCTTCCACAAGTGGAGATGCTAACGGACATGGTTTTCTGTATGGGTTTCTGGGCTCCGAGTTGGATGATAGCGAGAGTGAGCCAGATGATCTGCTCATGTATGCGGGGACCTCAAAGGACAGAGCACCGATCAGCCACAAGCGTGTCAACATCCTCAGCAACAATGGGACTGTGAGGGGAGTCAAGCACAAAGTCAGTGCAGGTCAGGCCTTATTTGAAAATCTCCCTAATGCATTTGGG CCGAAGTTGACACTAGAGTTTGGGCGGATAGTGATATACACCACCAGCTTCCGAGTAGTAAGGGCCACATTTGAGAGGTGTGAGTTGGTCCGGAAGATCTTCTCCAACCACAGGGTCAAGTTCCTGGAAAAGAACATAGCCCTGGACTGTGAGTATGGGAAGGACCTGGAGGAACGATGCAAGCATGTGGGCGAACCTCCCTCACTACCAGTCGTGTTCATCGATGGACACTATCTCGGG GGTGCTGAAAAAATATTGGGCATGAATGAATCAGGAGAACTTCAGGATCTTCTGGCCAAAATTGAG AGGGTACAGCACCCCCATACGTGCCAGACCTGTGGGGGCTTTGCCTTCGTCCCGTGCCCCATGTGCCATGGTAGCAAGATGTCTGTTTTCCGCAACTGCTTCACAGACTCTTTCAAAGCCCTGAAGTGCACCTGGTGCAACGAGAACGGCCTGCAGCCCTGTTCCAGCTGCAGCCAATGA